The Deltaproteobacteria bacterium DNA window TCAAAAAAGGAGATATCGCCACCATTGTGGACCGGCACGAAGGTGGTCCCGGCCAGGAGGCAGGCTATTCTCTGGAAGTATTCAATGCTGTGGGGAATACCATCGCTGTCGTTGTTGTGGAGGAGTCAAAGATCTTTCCTGTTCACGAGAATGAGATCCTTCAGGTTCGACAGTTTGACAACATCTCTGCGATATAACCACCTGCACTGCCAGAAACTGCATGCTGACTCTTCCTGCCTCTATTTTTTTGAGCGAGGTGAACCTTATTCCAGGGAGCTGGCGCGCCTGGGAGCATTCGGACCCCCGATTTGCGGATTATAAGTTAGATTCATGATATGCTTTAGTGTATAAGTTGTTGTTATTATTGACTTTCGATTTTTAAAAATCTATATTTTTGGTCGTTTTTGGGTACGACACTCCCCGACACTCCTAGCTTGGCATTCCGTTCGCCATGGCGATCCTCCTTACGAATACGACAATGTGGCCCGATCGCCCCACACCTGATTGTAATCGTTGGTCCCGCCGGCGAATTTTCTGGCCGTCTCATTTTTGGATCCATCATAGAGGAATTTCCGGATCTGCGACGCGGCCGCACTGGTGGGCGTGCCGGGCGGTGCCCGGCCTTGGTAAAGAGCCAGGTTACTCCCATCGTACTCGATCAGGCGCGTCAGATCGGATTCTTCAAAGGGATACTGGATGGTTCTGGAGTTGATCATGGATGGGACCTCCTTTCGTTGGTTCGTTGGGTTTATCCAAGAGGCATGGAAAAACAAAAAGGCCGGTACGGATTGCCTCCATACCAGCCTTATCTCTCGCCCCGGGCGGATCAGGCCCGGACGCCTTTTATCTCAATATTTTTGATATTATCTTTCCCAATTAAGGCAAATGTCAAGTAAAAATCCTTGACAATGGAAAAAATCGGATACATAAAAACCCTATCCAACAATTCGGCAACTCTTCACCTCACAGCCAAACAGCTACCGCAGCTTAGGCACCTCCTCAATGCATCATCTTTTCCCGTAACAGCGATGATTCGAAAGCGATTGGCAAAGTTCAGGAATATGTTAGGGTGACGGTATCCAACAATGAGATGGCCAAAAGAGATGGATTATATCAACTCTTATGTCGTTTTTTTGGATTCCAATATGAAACCTGTTCAATAATGCTGTCGGATAATACTATTTAGGCACCGTTAGATCATGCAAGAAGAGGAACCAGATCTAGAGTATTTGATCTCGTATATCCCGCCTATCCCCAGGCCGGAACTGGACGCTATTCAGCGGGTGCTG harbors:
- a CDS encoding DUF4926 domain-containing protein, whose protein sequence is MNYELFTRVSLAVDLPEYGLKKGDIATIVDRHEGGPGQEAGYSLEVFNAVGNTIAVVVVEESKIFPVHENEILQVRQFDNISAI